One window of the Salvia miltiorrhiza cultivar Shanhuang (shh) chromosome 6, IMPLAD_Smil_shh, whole genome shotgun sequence genome contains the following:
- the LOC130987528 gene encoding uncharacterized protein LOC130987528 yields MKREFPGTDLKGTPHINSKLCTWKKNYNSLIEILKPSGVGFNLKGTFMIDIDNHQWDEVLKKDNNARNMRFKPWPYLDDWKEIFGKDRATGQSAEDIFDALGKLPRDDNLEEDGIDSEFRALDEQVETENGENSSIGQQAEQVCKSKSKKRKSGDGLENLFALIGDIGRETASRMDIMCSRIGYDHDLAKARKDAFECLSNMQGISEDEKFDVCEILNEKVSCLEMFRSLPESSRESYVYRLLRKR; encoded by the exons ATGAAAAGAGAGTTTCCTGGGACGGACCTGAAAGGAACACCTCATATCAATTCTAAGCTGTGTACGTGGAAGAAAAATTACAATTCTCTAATCGAAATCTTGAAGCCGAGTGGAGTTGGGTTCAATCTGAAAGGAACATTCATGATTGATATTGATAATCATCAATGGGATGAAGTTCTAAAG AAGGATAATAATGCGAGGAACATGCGCTTTAAGCCTTGGCCTTATCTGGATGATTGGAAAGAGATTTTTGGGAAAGACAGGGCAACTGGCCAGTCTGCTGAGGACATTTTCGATGCTCTCGGTAAGTTGCCACGTGACGACAACTTGGAAGAAGATGGAATAGATAGCGAATTCAGAGCATTGGATGAGCAAGTTGAAAcagaaaatggtgaaaatagtTCTATAGGCCAACAAGCTGAGCAAGTTTGTAAGTCTAAAAGCAAGAAACGCAAATCAGGAGATGGCCTCGAAAATCTGTTCGCACTTATAGGTGATATTGGCCGTGAAACAGCATCTAGAATGGACATAATGTGCAGTAGAATTGGCTACGATCATGACTTAGCAAAGGCGAGGAAGGATGCGTTCGAATGCCTGAGTAACATGCAAGGTATCTCCgaagatgaaaagtttgatGTCTGCGAAATTTTAAACGAGAAAGTGTCGTGCCTTGAGATGTTCAGGAGCTTACCAGAAAGTTCTCGGGAAAGCTATGTGTATCGTCTTCTTAGAAAAAGATAG
- the LOC130987527 gene encoding uncharacterized protein LOC130987527 has product MTRTRRDVEIVLLIQEIVHEFLMQMICVIAILTRLNYRKRKRSNIANTYSLIQRIPDQIKHLNRMVGLTDIDCMANLRMDRNTFDRLCLLLRQLGGLTDGRFVSVEEQVAMFISILAHHQKNRIIGFNFSRSSQTISHYLHVVLKGILKLHGIFLAKPQPVPEDSNDPRWKWFKGCLGALDGTYINIVVPNVDKPRYRSRKGTICTNTLAVCDRNMKFVYILTGWEGSAADSRVLRDAINRVHGLKVPRGNYYLCDNGYANSEGFLSPYKGVRYHLKEWGPESVRPQNAKEMFNMRHTKARNVIERAFGLMKMRWAILRSASYYPVHVHNRLVMCCFLLHNFIRSEMVHDPLEALVDRQPGADAYEEHGDEDDGFVDAIQTSPQWNRARDAIAEAMWRQP; this is encoded by the exons ATGACGCGCACTCGTAGAGATGTTGAAATTGTCCTATTGATACAGGAGATTGTTCATGAGTTTTTGATGCAAATGATATGTGTAATTGCAATTCTAACTAGATTGAACTATCGAAAGAGAAAGCGTAGTAATATAGCTAATACATATTCTTTGATCCAAAGAATACCAGACCAAATTAAGCACTTGAACAGAATGGTAGGACTTACTGACATTGATTGCATGGCAAATCTTCGCATGGATCGAAACACTTTCGATAGATTATGTCTTTTATTGCGACAGTTAGGGGGTTTGACTGATGGGAGATTTGTTAGTGTAGAAGAGCAAGTCGCAATGTTTATATCTATTTTGGCACATCaccaaaaaaatagaataattggGTTTAATTTCTCGCGGTCCAGCCAAACAATATCCCATTACCTCCATGTTGTTTTAAAAGGTATTTTGAAATTACATGGGATATTCTTGGCCAAACCACAGCCTGTCCCAGAAGACAGCAATGACCCAAGATGGAAGTGGTTTAAG GGTTGCTTAGGAGCATTGGATGGCACATACATTAATATTGTAGTGCCAAACGTAGACAAGCCGAGGTATAGGTCAAGAAAGGGTACCATTTGTACGAATACACTAGCCGTATGTGACAGAAATATGAAGTTTGTTTACATATTAACTGGTTGGGAGGGATCAGCTGCTGACTCTCGGGTTTTAAGAGATGCTATCAACCGAGTGCACGGACTCAAAGTTCCAAGag GAAATTACTATTTATGTGATAACGGTTACGCGAATAGCGAAGGGTTTTTGTCTCCATACAAAGGTGTTAGGTATCACCTTAAGGAGTGGGGTCCTGAATCTGTGAGACCTCAAAACGCCAAGGAAATGTTCAATATGAGGCACACTAAAGCTAGAAATGTGATTGAGCGTGCATTCGGACTCATGAAGATGCGATGGGCGATACTTCGGAGTGCGTCGTATTATCCTGTCCATGTTCATAATAGGCTGGTTATGTGCTGTTTTCTACTGCACAATTTCATTCGTTCAGAAATGGTGCATGATCCACTTGAAGCACTGGTTGATAGACAGCCTGGTGCAGATGCCTATGAAGAGCATGGAGACGAAGATGATGGTTTTGTTGATGCTATTCAAACGTCTCCCCAGTGGAATCGCGCTAGAGATGCAATCGCTGAAGCAATGTGGAGACAGCCTTGA